The DNA window AATGTGTAGGGCTGGTCCTCGGCGAGGATCTCCTGGATGCGGAAATATATCTTCCGCCTCTTTTCGCGGTCAAATGTCCGCCTTCCCTCGATCAACAACCGGTCCACCTCAGGGTTTGCATAGCCGATGAAATTGAGCTCCTTCGGGCCGGTCTTGGAGGAGTGCCAGATGTCGAAGATATCCGGGTCCTGCCCGATGGTCCAGCCGAGGAGCACGGCATCGAACCGGCGCTTGTCGATGAAGTCGTTGATGAAGGCGGTCCACTCGAGGGTGCGGATCTTCATGTCGATCCCGATCTTTCCGAGCCGGTACTGGATGATCTGCGCGGACTTCTCGCGCAGGGGATTTCCCTGATTCGTGAGCAAGGTGAAGGAAAAGGGCCTGCCGTCCTTGTCGAGGATCCCGTCTCCATCCGTGTCATGCCAGCCGGCCTGGGCAAGGAGGGCCTTGGACTTCTCAGGATCATAGGGAAATGAGGGAACGTCCGGGTTGTAAAACCAGGCATCAGGCTTGTAGGGACCGGTGGCCACAACCCCGTAGCCAAGAAGCACACCGCGCACGATCTCTTCCTTGTCGATGGCGTGGGCGATGGCCTGCCGGACACGCCTGTCCGAAAAGAGTGGACTCCTTAGATTGTAGCCCAGATACGTGTAGGAAAAGGACAGGTATTCGTATTTACGAAAATTGTTCCGGAAAAACGGGGTATCTGTCTGACGGTCGAACTGGATCGGGGACAGCCCCATCCAGTCGAGCCCTCCTGACTTGAGCTCGAGAAACATGGTCGCCGCATCCGGGATGATCCGCATGATGAAACGGTCAAGATACGGCCTGCCCTCGAAATAGGTCCTGTTTGCCTCGAGCTCGATCCGCTCCTGCGTCTTCCACTCGGAGAGACAGAAAGGCCCAAGCCCCACTGGCCTGCGCCCAAAGGGACTCTTCGTGATGTCCTGGCCCTCAAGGAGATGCCGCGGCAGGACCACCAGGTTTCCCCAGGAGCTGAGGGCCGGGGCAAAGGGCTCTTTATACGTCACACGGAATGTATAAGGGTCCGGGGCCTCGGCCTTTTCCACCACCAGATAGTCGCCGGCATAAGCAGTCGGCGTCTTGGGATCCGTGATGGTCCGAAAACCGAAAAGGCAGTCTTCAGATGTGAATTCCACGCCATCAGCCCAGCGGACACCCTTGCGGAGGTGGAACGTGATGGTGAGTCCGTCTGGCGAGACCTCCCAGGACTCGGCCAGATCCCCGACCAGGTTGAGGTCCTTGTCGTACTTCACGAGGCCGTTAAAAATGAGGCCGGCGATCTCGTGGGACGTGGCGTCCGTCGAGAGCATGGGGATGAGGGTCGAGGCGTCGCCTATGGAGCCGGTGACGATGTATCCCCCGTAGTCGGGTGTCCCGGCACGGCCCGAAACGGTCTGTCCCATGATGGCAAGCGTCAAAAAAAGGGCAATAATGACCTTCATGACGTGCATTTGACCCAAGAATTGGGCGCGAGGCAAGGCCCGGAGCGGCGTTCCATCCATATACACTGCGGCAAGGGCCGGCATCCTGCGCCCTTCTTCATGGATTGGGCATGCGGGAACGTTTAACTTTGTGAAAAAAAATGTATAATCATTCCTTATCCATGACCTCCGCCTTTGATGTCAACATCTTCCTGGACCTCGTCGACGACGCCGCCGATATGGTTCAGAGCGTCTCGCAAGATGGCAGATTCCTCTATGTCAACCGGACATGGCTGGATACCCTCGGCTACAGCCCTGAAGAATTAAAAGACCTGACCATCTTCGATGTCGTATCACCTGCCTGCCGCGAGATGTGCATGGAAAGATTCAGGACGGTCATTTCTTCTCGCCAGGCCCACAGGGTAGAGGCGGAATTTCTCGCCAGGGACGGCCGCATCATCCCAGTAGAGGGCATGGTCCGGACACAGTTCCGGGAATGCAAGCCATTCGCCACGATCGGCATATTCCGGGACATCTCCGATCGCATCCGCATAGAAAGGGAACGCCGAAGGATCGAGGAACATGCACGGACGATAGAACACCTGGAGGCGATAGGCCGTTTTGCAGGGGGATTCGCGCACCATTTCAACAACCTCCTCATGGCCGTCCAGGGGAACATCGATCTTGCCAAGAGATACGTCCAGCAATCCCCAAAGGCCCTCTGTCATCTTGAAAAGGCGGAAAACGCAATCTCCTCCGCCGTCCAGTTCTCGAGAGAAATCCTTGCCTTTGCAAATATGGATGGGCACAGGAGATGGATCCAACTGGTTGAACTCGATTCCACGGTAGCCTCCATGATGGAGATACTTCGCAGCATTGTACCCAGCCCCATTTTGATACAGCATGAATCAATCGGCCCAGCCGCCACCATCCTGGCCGATCCGCAAGGACTCCGGATGCTCTGCTTCCACCTCGTTATGAATGCACAGGAGGCCATCGGCGACAGGGAAGGCCGGATCACCGTCAGGACAGGCCGCATGCCTGCCCCAGGTGCGTCAGAACAAGAAGGATACTTCTTTGGGATCCTGGAAGAAAAAGATTACGCATTACTCGAGGTTGAGGACAACGGGGCGGGGATGTCGCCCGAGGTGATCCAGCACATCTTTGAGCCTTTCTACTCGACCAAGAACCCGTCTAGACAGGGAATCGGACTCTCCTCAGCGTATCGGTTCATCATGGACATGGATGGGGCTGTCTCCGTCAAGAGCAGTCCAGGGGCCGGCACCGTAATCCGCGTCTTTTTCCCTATGCGCACGGCCCCGGAACCCCCTGCCGATTAAATGGGCATGGACACAGACCCTGTGTTGCTCACCGCCCCTACTTACCGGGAGATGGCGTCCTTCACCACCTTGATCGACGGGGCAAGGATCATGGCGCTCGTCTGTGGGGTCGGCCCTGCTGCCGCCGCCTGCGCCCTCACTCGATTTCTCGAACGAAACCCCGTCCGGGCCGTCCTCCTTTGCGGCATAGGTGGGACATATCCCCGATCGGATCTCGGCATCGGAGATGTCGCCCTTGCCGGATCCGAGGTCTTGGCAGACCTGGGACGATGCACGGAATCCGGGATTATACCCCTTGATCTTGCCGGTGAGACGGCCCGCATCCGGTTCTTTATGGAGGACACGGCCCGTCGAATCCTTGGGTCTGTGCCTTCCGGCATTACCATCGCCCCCATGGCCACAGTCTCCTGCACAAGCGGGACGATGGAGCGGGCCGAACTCATCGCCCGCCACACCGGGGCCTGGGTGGAAAACATGGAAGGCGCTGCGGCCGCCCATGTCTGCGCGGAATACGGCATCCCCCTTATCGAGCTTCGCGGAATAAGCAATGTGGCAGGCCATCCAGACAGATCTGGATGGCGGATCGACAAGGCCCTTGACAGCACTGCCAAGGCGGCCGAACGTATCCTGACCTCCCTGCTCAAAACATGAAATGATCGCAAATGACACGTCCCCCCCTGACCCTTGGCATCTCTCCCTGCCCCAACGACACGTTCATATTTGACGCCCTCATCCACGGAAAGACGCCCTCTCCCGTTTCCATGGTCCCTGTAATCCGGGACGTGGAGGAGCTGAACGCACTGGTACTTGCCAGATCGATCGATGTGTGCAAGGTCTCCTTCGCCGTCCTCCTCTACTGCATGGACGACTACATCGTCCTTCGCTCCGGGGCGGCCCTCGGCAGGGGCTGCGGCCCCATCGTGGTCATGCGGGCGGGCAAAAAGAAACCGGCATTCAGTCAGGCACGGATCGCCATCCCCGGCCTCCACACCACTGCCGCCCTCCTCCTTCGGCTCTTCGCACCAGAGGTCCGAAAGACCGTCCCAATGCATTTTGCGGACATCGCCCCTGCCGTGGCCCGAGGGGATGTGGATCTCGGGGTCATCATCCACGAAACCCGTTTCACCTATGAATCCCACGGCCTTACCTGCGTCCAGGACCTCGGGGCATGGTGGGAGCAGGAAACTGGCCTTCCCATCCCCCTTGGCGGGATCGTGGCGCGCCGCTCCCTTGGACATGAACTCCTCTTGAAAATAGAAGAGGCCATTCGTGAAAGCCTCCGATTTGCCTGGAGAAACCCCGAAGAACCCTGGACATTCATTCGTGCCCATGCCCAGGAAACAGAAGAGGGCGTGATCCGGGGACACATCGGGCTATACGTGAACGCATTCACCCTCGACATGGGCGAAGAAGGCGGCCGGGCCGTCGAGTGCCTCTTTGAAAAGGCCCGGGGCCTCGGCCTCGCCACCTTGTCCATCCCTGGAGAGATTGCCCGGATATTGCATAAATAGGGACTATTCCAGTATCCTTCGACCTGATTTTCATCCATGTGGAGTAATTCGCACCAATGAATGGACACGGCGGCATCCTTTCCATGATCATGGGCTCAGGCCCCATGGTCCAGTTCGTCCTCTTTACTCTGATCTTCTTCTCCGTCCTCTGCTGGACCATCGTGATTGCCAAGGCCATCCGTTTTCGGCAGGCCAGAGGCGGAAACGCCGCCTTTCTCGACGCCTTCTCCGAAGGGGAGTCCCTGGGAAGATGCGGGAAAACCGCAAGAAACCTCCCCGAGTCCCCTATGGCCCAGGTGTATCTTGCCGGCTTCGAGGAACTTCGCCGACTCCAGGAAGGCTCCAAGTCACGGCCCCTCGAGCCTGGAGTCTGGCTCGCGATCCTGGAGCGGAGCCTCCGAAAGGGGATCCAGGAGGAAGTCGCATCCCTTGAGCGACGCCTTCCGATCCTTGCCACCATCGGCAACTCCGCACCCTTCATCGGGCTCTTTGGAACGGTCTGGGGGATCATGAGGAGTTTCAGCGAGATCGGGCTTCAGGGCTCTGCGAGCCTTGCCACCGTGGCCCCTGGGATCTCTGAGGCCCTCATTGCCACGGCCACGGGGCTTGCCGCGGCCATCCCCTCGGTCATCGCATACAACTTCT is part of the Deltaproteobacteria bacterium genome and encodes:
- a CDS encoding peptide-binding protein, producing MHVMKVIIALFLTLAIMGQTVSGRAGTPDYGGYIVTGSIGDASTLIPMLSTDATSHEIAGLIFNGLVKYDKDLNLVGDLAESWEVSPDGLTITFHLRKGVRWADGVEFTSEDCLFGFRTITDPKTPTAYAGDYLVVEKAEAPDPYTFRVTYKEPFAPALSSWGNLVVLPRHLLEGQDITKSPFGRRPVGLGPFCLSEWKTQERIELEANRTYFEGRPYLDRFIMRIIPDAATMFLELKSGGLDWMGLSPIQFDRQTDTPFFRNNFRKYEYLSFSYTYLGYNLRSPLFSDRRVRQAIAHAIDKEEIVRGVLLGYGVVATGPYKPDAWFYNPDVPSFPYDPEKSKALLAQAGWHDTDGDGILDKDGRPFSFTLLTNQGNPLREKSAQIIQYRLGKIGIDMKIRTLEWTAFINDFIDKRRFDAVLLGWTIGQDPDIFDIWHSSKTGPKELNFIGYANPEVDRLLIEGRRTFDREKRRKIYFRIQEILAEDQPYTFLYVPMALPIIHKRYQGIEPAPAGISHNFIRWWVPRSEQRTLVP
- a CDS encoding PAS domain S-box protein; this encodes MTSAFDVNIFLDLVDDAADMVQSVSQDGRFLYVNRTWLDTLGYSPEELKDLTIFDVVSPACREMCMERFRTVISSRQAHRVEAEFLARDGRIIPVEGMVRTQFRECKPFATIGIFRDISDRIRIERERRRIEEHARTIEHLEAIGRFAGGFAHHFNNLLMAVQGNIDLAKRYVQQSPKALCHLEKAENAISSAVQFSREILAFANMDGHRRWIQLVELDSTVASMMEILRSIVPSPILIQHESIGPAATILADPQGLRMLCFHLVMNAQEAIGDREGRITVRTGRMPAPGASEQEGYFFGILEEKDYALLEVEDNGAGMSPEVIQHIFEPFYSTKNPSRQGIGLSSAYRFIMDMDGAVSVKSSPGAGTVIRVFFPMRTAPEPPAD
- the mqnB gene encoding futalosine hydrolase, with product MDTDPVLLTAPTYREMASFTTLIDGARIMALVCGVGPAAAACALTRFLERNPVRAVLLCGIGGTYPRSDLGIGDVALAGSEVLADLGRCTESGIIPLDLAGETARIRFFMEDTARRILGSVPSGITIAPMATVSCTSGTMERAELIARHTGAWVENMEGAAAAHVCAEYGIPLIELRGISNVAGHPDRSGWRIDKALDSTAKAAERILTSLLKT
- a CDS encoding 1,4-dihydroxy-6-naphthoate synthase, translated to MTRPPLTLGISPCPNDTFIFDALIHGKTPSPVSMVPVIRDVEELNALVLARSIDVCKVSFAVLLYCMDDYIVLRSGAALGRGCGPIVVMRAGKKKPAFSQARIAIPGLHTTAALLLRLFAPEVRKTVPMHFADIAPAVARGDVDLGVIIHETRFTYESHGLTCVQDLGAWWEQETGLPIPLGGIVARRSLGHELLLKIEEAIRESLRFAWRNPEEPWTFIRAHAQETEEGVIRGHIGLYVNAFTLDMGEEGGRAVECLFEKARGLGLATLSIPGEIARILHK
- a CDS encoding MotA/TolQ/ExbB proton channel family protein codes for the protein MIMGSGPMVQFVLFTLIFFSVLCWTIVIAKAIRFRQARGGNAAFLDAFSEGESLGRCGKTARNLPESPMAQVYLAGFEELRRLQEGSKSRPLEPGVWLAILERSLRKGIQEEVASLERRLPILATIGNSAPFIGLFGTVWGIMRSFSEIGLQGSASLATVAPGISEALIATATGLAAAIPSVIAYNFFMSALSRMETELQGFAGDFMNLVERRLAPSKSSPTPSREAD